A region from the Achromobacter seleniivolatilans genome encodes:
- the rimP gene encoding ribosome maturation factor RimP, whose translation MADLFALTEEALAGMDVELVDVERAALGLLRVTIDRVGGVRIEDCEQVSRQLSRVYEVENIDYKRMEVGSPGIDRPLRNEAEFRRFAGERIEIKLREALDGRKVFSGTLTVQEDAAASDAAAGMKQTVFGLEFEAKKNEVQLLNFTIDDIERAKLDPVLDFKGKKR comes from the coding sequence ATGGCTGATTTATTCGCATTGACCGAAGAGGCTCTGGCCGGCATGGACGTTGAACTCGTGGACGTCGAGCGTGCCGCCCTGGGCCTCTTACGCGTAACGATCGATCGGGTCGGCGGTGTGCGCATCGAAGACTGTGAACAAGTTTCCCGCCAATTGTCGCGGGTGTATGAGGTCGAGAACATCGACTACAAGCGCATGGAAGTCGGTTCGCCGGGCATAGACCGCCCGTTGCGCAATGAGGCCGAGTTCCGTCGCTTTGCAGGCGAGCGCATCGAAATCAAGCTGCGCGAGGCATTAGACGGACGTAAGGTTTTCTCAGGCACGCTGACCGTGCAGGAAGACGCCGCCGCCTCGGATGCCGCTGCTGGGATGAAACAGACCGTGTTCGGTCTCGAATTTGAGGCAAAAAAGAACGAAGTCCAGCTGTTGAATTTCACGATCGATGATATCGAACGTGCAAAACTGGATCCCGTTCTGGATTTCAAGGGCAAAAAGCGATGA
- a CDS encoding pseudouridine synthase, with amino-acid sequence MQDDNPRSDDTVSNGQPESSAAREPAAEGEAGARGRGRKLRTPFRRRRGDAAAEQAPAAEAQPVAAAPVESDDSRGGEQEAEQALSYLDTADRMEQRLGKYLNSEAVMPKLHKVLADAGIGSRREMEELIVAGRVSVNGEPAHIGQRVGPNDQVRVNGKPIMRLNTKKPPRVILYHKPAGEIVSHDDPGGRASVFARLPKLRTGKWLSVGRLDLNTEGLLIFTTSGDMANRIMHPRYGTEREYAVRVLGEMDEAQRQSLVDGIELEDGLAAFGALDYLGGDGSNRWYRVTLQEGRNREVRRMFEAVGVTVSRLIRTRFGDVVLPRTLRRGRWEELDGSLVTALMVQLGLLREDDESGGNRRRSKQPASHDSALPPGFGTMDRNGMNGARIGRRGKLQGGRQGSAGQAAACPSDPFGTGLMIAGGYANGHPLAAESAGGNRKGGKPAGGRSATGGGGRPNGKPGGKPGGKPGGKPRGPRAAAVNGPSGNAVSSDVPMGNAADAPVGGGGRKPSGGKPSGGKPAGARGGNASRGGKPAAGGGRGGNKADGPRNGGGGTAGGKGPGAGGKPRAPRSASASSSPRGDDWQPRGASAHESRLGVMGGRGRQGR; translated from the coding sequence ATGCAGGACGATAATCCCCGTTCGGATGACACCGTTTCCAACGGTCAGCCGGAATCCTCCGCCGCTCGCGAGCCGGCAGCCGAAGGTGAGGCTGGTGCGCGTGGGCGTGGCCGCAAGCTAAGGACGCCGTTTCGCCGCCGTCGTGGCGATGCCGCTGCCGAGCAGGCGCCTGCGGCTGAAGCGCAGCCCGTTGCCGCTGCTCCGGTCGAGTCCGATGACTCCCGTGGCGGAGAGCAAGAGGCCGAACAGGCTTTGTCCTATCTGGATACGGCAGACCGCATGGAACAGCGTCTGGGCAAGTACCTGAACAGCGAGGCAGTCATGCCCAAGCTGCACAAGGTGCTGGCCGATGCTGGTATCGGTTCCCGCCGCGAAATGGAAGAGCTGATTGTTGCGGGCCGCGTGTCGGTCAACGGCGAACCGGCTCATATCGGTCAGCGTGTGGGGCCCAATGATCAAGTGCGCGTGAACGGCAAGCCGATCATGCGCCTGAACACCAAGAAGCCGCCGCGCGTGATTCTTTATCACAAGCCTGCTGGCGAAATCGTCAGTCATGATGATCCGGGTGGCCGCGCCAGCGTGTTCGCGCGCCTGCCCAAGCTGCGTACCGGCAAGTGGTTGTCGGTCGGCCGTCTGGATCTGAACACCGAAGGTCTGCTGATTTTCACGACCTCGGGCGATATGGCCAACCGGATCATGCATCCCCGCTACGGCACCGAGCGCGAATACGCGGTGCGCGTGCTGGGCGAGATGGATGAGGCGCAACGCCAGTCGCTGGTCGACGGCATTGAGCTGGAAGATGGTCTGGCCGCTTTTGGCGCGTTGGACTACCTGGGCGGCGACGGCAGCAACCGCTGGTATCGCGTGACCTTGCAAGAAGGCCGTAACCGCGAAGTTCGCCGCATGTTCGAAGCGGTTGGCGTAACGGTAAGCCGGCTGATCCGCACCCGCTTTGGCGACGTGGTTTTGCCGCGCACGCTGCGCCGCGGCCGTTGGGAAGAATTGGATGGCTCGCTGGTCACTGCATTGATGGTCCAGCTGGGACTGTTGCGCGAAGACGACGAATCGGGTGGCAATCGCCGCCGCTCCAAGCAGCCGGCATCCCATGACAGCGCCTTGCCCCCGGGCTTTGGCACCATGGATCGCAACGGCATGAATGGCGCTCGCATCGGGCGCCGCGGCAAGCTGCAAGGCGGCCGTCAAGGTAGCGCGGGTCAAGCTGCGGCATGCCCGTCCGATCCGTTTGGCACCGGTTTGATGATCGCTGGCGGTTATGCCAATGGCCATCCGCTGGCTGCGGAAAGCGCAGGCGGCAATCGTAAGGGCGGCAAGCCGGCGGGCGGCCGTTCTGCGACGGGTGGCGGTGGCAGGCCAAATGGCAAGCCGGGCGGCAAACCGGGTGGCAAGCCCGGCGGCAAGCCGCGCGGCCCTCGTGCAGCTGCGGTCAATGGTCCGTCGGGTAATGCGGTATCGAGCGACGTGCCGATGGGTAATGCAGCCGACGCGCCTGTGGGCGGCGGCGGTCGCAAGCCTTCTGGCGGCAAACCCTCTGGCGGCAAGCCGGCAGGTGCGCGCGGCGGCAATGCCAGCCGCGGCGGCAAGCCGGCGGCTGGTGGCGGTCGTGGTGGTAATAAAGCTGATGGTCCGCGTAATGGCGGTGGCGGCACCGCTGGTGGTAAGGGGCCGGGCGCAGGCGGTAAGCCCCGTGCTCCGCGTAGCGCGTCGGCCTCGTCCTCGCCCCGTGGCGATGATTGGCAGCCGCGAGGCGCGTCGGCGCACGAGTCTCGCCTGGGTGTGATGGGCGGGCGCGGCCGTCAGGGCCGTTGA
- the scpB gene encoding SMC-Scp complex subunit ScpB codes for MSMNDSEAILVLETALLCAVQPMQLSDMRKLFGDDEQFDNSKLRGLLETLQSNWADGGLELVQLASGWRFQSRPHMQRYLERLSPEKPPKYSRAVMETLAIVAWRQPVTRGDIEDIRGVTVSSQIVKALEDRGWIEVIGHRDAPGRPALFGTTRQFLDDLGLRALDELPPLESTHAAAALAGLDLGEVQQLTGEGVDPATAGNEEEASETDIASDEQAPAGEEAGIQHEMAIGAESDNVENGDIPVAELSVSAHDATIDPIDSVESDVSRTEEGADPADEPTVREQAEGLSNLPTMSGLPGDMDGSDTSDIAADVTEAGAAKESVENAKHAEQTDPIDETDSAAPGAAGHEPVFGLDERIRPDPGAASVALDEADPERPVADRESASPDDDEPAPGRPTQV; via the coding sequence ATGTCGATGAACGATAGCGAGGCAATACTCGTGCTGGAAACCGCGTTGTTATGCGCGGTGCAGCCGATGCAACTGTCCGATATGCGCAAGCTATTCGGTGACGATGAACAATTCGACAACAGCAAGCTTCGCGGGCTGTTGGAGACGCTGCAAAGTAATTGGGCCGATGGCGGTCTGGAGCTTGTGCAGCTTGCAAGCGGGTGGCGTTTTCAGAGCCGCCCGCACATGCAGCGCTACCTGGAAAGACTGAGCCCGGAAAAACCGCCCAAGTATTCCCGTGCGGTAATGGAAACGCTGGCGATCGTGGCCTGGCGCCAGCCGGTGACGCGTGGCGATATTGAAGATATTCGCGGCGTCACGGTGTCTTCCCAGATCGTGAAGGCGTTAGAGGATCGGGGCTGGATCGAGGTCATTGGGCATCGCGACGCCCCTGGCCGTCCGGCGTTGTTCGGCACGACGCGCCAATTCCTGGATGATTTGGGCCTGCGTGCGCTGGACGAACTGCCCCCGTTGGAATCCACTCATGCCGCCGCCGCGCTGGCGGGCCTGGATCTGGGTGAAGTGCAGCAATTGACAGGCGAGGGCGTTGATCCGGCAACTGCGGGCAACGAAGAAGAGGCCTCCGAGACGGATATTGCTTCCGATGAGCAGGCTCCCGCAGGTGAAGAGGCCGGAATTCAGCACGAAATGGCTATCGGGGCCGAGTCGGATAACGTTGAAAATGGCGATATCCCAGTTGCGGAATTGTCTGTTTCGGCACACGATGCAACCATAGACCCGATCGATAGCGTAGAATCCGACGTTTCGCGCACAGAAGAAGGCGCGGATCCCGCCGACGAACCTACCGTCCGGGAGCAAGCCGAAGGCTTGTCCAATTTGCCGACCATGTCCGGTTTACCCGGCGACATGGACGGTAGCGATACTTCCGATATAGCCGCCGACGTCACAGAGGCCGGTGCTGCAAAGGAAAGTGTCGAGAACGCAAAACACGCGGAACAGACCGACCCGATTGACGAGACCGATAGTGCAGCGCCTGGCGCCGCTGGGCATGAGCCCGTCTTTGGTCTTGACGAACGGATTCGGCCCGATCCTGGCGCCGCTTCCGTGGCGCTGGATGAAGCGGACCCGGAACGGCCTGTCGCCGACCGAGAGTCGGCGTCCCCTGATGATGACGAGCCTGCCCCCGGCAGGCCTACCCAAGTTTGA
- a CDS encoding LysR family transcriptional regulator, translating into MDRLKAMQVFVEVADRGSLSAAAIHLDMSRAMVSRYLAEMEQWVGVRLLHRTTRRLSLTPAGAETLPRCRQMLDMVGDLRNAVSTPEDTPRGLLRITTSMSFGSRHLASAVTDYVKQHPGTSVDLMLVERAVNLVEERVDLAVRITNDLDPNLIARKLAVCRSVVCASPDYLAREGAPARIEDLSLRNCLTHSYFGKSLWRFEREGEPVDVPVSGNISANEVSVLLSAALEGAGIAMLPTYYAAEYVAAGRLKAILPQYKPQELGIYGVYVSRRQMPLILRSMLDFLVDRLGSTPWDKAGT; encoded by the coding sequence ATGGATCGTCTGAAAGCCATGCAGGTGTTCGTAGAGGTCGCTGACAGGGGGAGTTTGTCGGCGGCGGCGATTCATCTGGACATGTCGCGCGCCATGGTGTCGCGCTATCTGGCCGAAATGGAGCAGTGGGTGGGAGTGCGATTGCTGCACCGCACGACCCGTCGCTTGAGTTTGACGCCCGCTGGGGCGGAAACCCTGCCTCGCTGCCGGCAAATGCTGGATATGGTTGGAGACCTGCGCAACGCGGTTTCAACGCCTGAAGATACGCCGCGTGGCCTGCTGCGCATCACGACATCAATGTCGTTCGGATCGCGCCATCTGGCCAGCGCCGTCACTGACTACGTCAAACAGCATCCAGGCACATCGGTGGATCTGATGCTGGTCGAGCGGGCGGTCAATCTGGTTGAAGAGCGGGTCGATCTGGCTGTGCGCATCACCAACGACCTGGACCCTAATCTGATAGCCCGTAAGCTGGCTGTCTGCCGTTCTGTCGTTTGCGCGTCGCCGGATTACCTGGCGCGTGAAGGCGCGCCGGCCAGGATTGAAGACCTGTCCTTACGCAACTGCCTGACGCATTCTTATTTTGGTAAAAGCTTGTGGCGTTTTGAGCGGGAGGGCGAACCCGTGGATGTGCCTGTCAGCGGCAATATCTCCGCTAATGAAGTGTCTGTCCTGCTGAGTGCGGCGCTGGAAGGGGCGGGGATTGCCATGTTGCCTACGTACTACGCTGCTGAGTATGTCGCCGCAGGCCGGCTGAAGGCCATTTTGCCGCAATACAAACCGCAAGAATTGGGTATTTATGGCGTGTATGTCTCGCGCCGTCAGATGCCATTGATATTGCGCTCGATGCTGGATTTTCTTGTGGACAGGCTGGGTTCCACGCCCTGGGATAAGGCCGGAACGTAG
- a CDS encoding CobW family GTP-binding protein, whose translation MEDDKRIGVTVISGFLGSGKTTLLNRLLHEPAYSDALVIVNEYGDIGVDHHLVRLAPDNVVLVEGGCLCCVVSGAVVDTLRDLFMLAVSRRIKPFRRVLIETSGLADPAPILFTLKHDRFLAERYAYRGAIVVVDARNGEADLVAQPEASRQLALADAVVMSKSDLVDAAQLRCVERAVIAVNPGAQRCVQRQDAPLAGVLRDGLDGQIRRDGVAMSNWLQAFAQPAAARHAAVASFSLVLSSPLSRAAFLAGVSRIQERFGQSLLRMKGLVCFEGEALPCEVHGVHGELYPIRPLTQWPGDDRASRLVYIVRGEDVAVVRAAVCEALGQLPA comes from the coding sequence ATGGAAGACGACAAGCGGATTGGCGTAACGGTGATTTCCGGGTTTCTGGGCAGTGGCAAGACCACCTTGCTCAATCGTTTGCTGCACGAGCCTGCTTACTCCGACGCCCTCGTCATCGTCAATGAATATGGCGATATTGGTGTTGACCATCACCTGGTCCGTTTGGCGCCTGACAATGTGGTGCTGGTCGAAGGCGGTTGCCTTTGTTGTGTGGTTAGCGGGGCGGTCGTGGATACCTTGCGCGATCTCTTCATGCTGGCTGTCAGCCGCCGGATCAAGCCGTTTCGCCGTGTGCTGATCGAGACGAGCGGGTTGGCGGACCCCGCCCCGATTCTATTTACGCTTAAGCACGATCGATTCTTGGCCGAGCGTTATGCCTATCGCGGCGCGATTGTCGTGGTGGATGCGCGCAACGGCGAGGCTGACCTGGTGGCGCAGCCCGAGGCGTCGCGGCAGCTTGCCTTGGCTGATGCCGTGGTAATGAGCAAGTCTGACCTGGTGGACGCAGCGCAGCTGCGTTGCGTGGAGCGTGCGGTGATTGCCGTGAATCCAGGGGCCCAGCGCTGTGTGCAGCGGCAGGATGCGCCGCTGGCGGGTGTGCTGCGCGATGGGCTGGACGGGCAAATCCGGCGCGACGGTGTCGCCATGTCGAATTGGTTGCAAGCGTTTGCTCAACCCGCTGCCGCCAGGCATGCAGCGGTTGCCAGTTTCTCGCTGGTCCTGTCGTCGCCTTTGAGCCGCGCCGCATTTCTCGCGGGGGTCTCGCGCATCCAGGAGCGCTTTGGGCAGAGCCTGTTGCGTATGAAGGGTTTGGTCTGTTTCGAGGGTGAAGCTCTGCCTTGCGAGGTGCATGGGGTGCACGGCGAGCTCTATCCCATCCGGCCGCTCACGCAATGGCCGGGCGACGACCGTGCATCGCGGCTTGTATATATCGTGCGGGGCGAAGACGTGGCCGTGGTGCGTGCAGCAGTGTGCGAGGCGCTGGGCCAACTTCCCGCCTGA
- the zigA gene encoding zinc metallochaperone GTPase ZigA, translating to MIQLEGAAQPCDGRLPVTVLSGFLGAGKTTLLNHVLNNREGRRVAVIVNDMSEVNIDARLVREGGAALSRADEKLVEMSNGCICCTLREDLLVEIRRLAGEGRFDYLLIESTGISEPLPVAETFTFRDEDGVSLADVARLDTMVTVVDAFNFLRDYSSEDSLSERGEVLGDDDTRTVVDLLVEQVEFCDVMVLNKTDLISPEDLARLEAILHRLNPRADIVRSEFGRVPMGRVLDTGRFDFEAAAQAPGWLKELRGEHVPESQEYGIGSFVFRAKRPFHPQRFWECLHQEWPGVVRSKGFFWLVTRPAFAASWSQAGPVTRYGAAGYWWAALPREQWPADAQSRAEVVADWDPVYGDRCQELVLIGMGMDEPALRARLQACLMTQEEMTRPAAELANISDPFPVWGPQQD from the coding sequence ATGATTCAGCTGGAAGGCGCGGCGCAGCCGTGCGATGGGCGTTTGCCTGTCACGGTATTGTCGGGATTTTTGGGGGCGGGCAAGACCACCCTGCTCAACCACGTGCTGAACAACCGGGAGGGCAGGCGGGTGGCGGTCATCGTCAACGATATGTCTGAGGTGAATATCGATGCGCGGCTGGTGCGCGAGGGCGGCGCAGCGCTGTCCCGCGCCGACGAGAAGCTGGTCGAGATGAGTAATGGATGCATCTGTTGTACGCTGCGCGAGGATTTGCTTGTCGAGATTCGACGGCTTGCTGGCGAGGGCCGCTTTGACTATCTGCTGATTGAGTCAACCGGCATTTCCGAGCCCCTGCCCGTGGCGGAGACGTTCACCTTTCGCGATGAGGATGGTGTCAGCCTGGCTGACGTCGCCCGCCTGGACACGATGGTCACGGTGGTGGATGCTTTTAACTTCTTGCGGGACTATTCCAGCGAAGACAGCTTGTCTGAGCGGGGCGAGGTCTTGGGGGATGACGACACGCGCACAGTGGTGGACCTGCTGGTTGAACAGGTGGAATTCTGTGATGTCATGGTGTTGAACAAGACGGATCTGATCTCCCCTGAGGACTTGGCCCGATTAGAGGCAATCTTGCATCGGCTAAATCCGCGTGCTGATATCGTGCGCAGCGAGTTTGGGCGAGTGCCGATGGGACGGGTGTTGGACACGGGGCGGTTTGATTTCGAGGCGGCTGCGCAAGCGCCGGGCTGGCTCAAAGAGCTGCGTGGCGAGCACGTGCCTGAAAGCCAGGAATACGGAATCGGCAGTTTTGTGTTTCGGGCCAAGCGGCCATTCCATCCTCAGCGTTTCTGGGAATGCCTGCATCAGGAGTGGCCTGGCGTGGTGCGGTCCAAAGGATTTTTCTGGCTGGTGACTCGGCCCGCGTTCGCGGCATCCTGGTCGCAGGCGGGTCCGGTCACGCGGTATGGCGCTGCGGGATATTGGTGGGCGGCGTTGCCTCGTGAGCAGTGGCCGGCAGATGCGCAATCCCGAGCCGAGGTCGTAGCAGATTGGGACCCGGTCTACGGCGACCGGTGTCAGGAGCTGGTGCTGATTGGTATGGGTATGGATGAGCCGGCGCTGCGCGCACGCTTGCAAGCATGTCTGATGACGCAGGAAGAAATGACGCGGCCTGCTGCCGAACTGGCAAATATCAGCGACCCGTTCCCGGTTTGGGGGCCGCAGCAAGATTAA
- a CDS encoding response regulator, whose product MRILLVEDDVMIGESVLDCLRAEHYAVDWVKDGNAAELALRTDTYDLILLDLGLPKRDGLALLRDLRTRKDRTPVLIATARDAVSDRIAGLDAGADDYIVKPYDVDELLARMRALIRRSAGRAEPVFEHDGITIDPQSHAAMVDGTPVALTAREWAVLEPLIARPGMIFSRAQLEEKLYSWKDSVSSNAVEVYIHGLRKKLGQDLIQNVRGVGYVIPKT is encoded by the coding sequence ATGCGCATCCTACTCGTCGAAGACGACGTCATGATCGGTGAAAGCGTATTGGACTGCCTGCGCGCGGAGCACTATGCCGTCGATTGGGTGAAGGACGGCAACGCGGCGGAACTTGCGCTGCGCACCGACACGTATGACCTGATCTTGCTGGATCTGGGCCTGCCCAAACGCGACGGCCTGGCTTTGTTGCGCGATTTACGCACACGCAAAGACCGGACCCCGGTTCTGATTGCAACCGCGCGCGACGCCGTCAGCGACCGCATCGCCGGGCTGGACGCGGGCGCCGATGATTACATTGTCAAACCTTACGACGTAGACGAATTACTGGCGCGCATGCGGGCGCTGATTCGCCGTAGCGCGGGCCGTGCCGAACCGGTGTTTGAACATGACGGCATCACCATAGACCCGCAATCGCATGCTGCAATGGTCGACGGCACGCCGGTTGCGCTGACGGCGCGTGAATGGGCCGTGCTGGAACCTTTGATCGCCCGCCCGGGCATGATCTTTTCTCGCGCCCAGCTGGAAGAAAAACTCTATAGCTGGAAAGACAGCGTCAGCAGTAACGCGGTTGAGGTTTATATTCATGGCCTGCGCAAGAAACTGGGTCAGGACCTGATTCAGAACGTCAGAGGCGTCGGCTATGTCATTCCCAAAACATGA
- a CDS encoding ATP-binding protein translates to MSIRLSYSLRARLLFFLLAAIAVGALVQGAIAYRSTLAQADDIFDSLLQRTALSLGTGDGLLSTGPRHALGAGSPVADDLIIQIWTPDGVRVFNSRSRRPLPDQIVLGFSDVKMEGITYRVYSLATPFQVIQVAQDMDVRKNMARALALRTIAPIAAAAPLLMLIIWCVVSWSLRPVKRARAQVAARQPEDLSPVNVQGLPDEIRPLIQELNLLLERMRGAFAQQKQFVGDAAHELRSPLAALRLQLQALQRAGDADTRLVAEQRLAAGIDRATRLVEQLLSMARYEGTTEQTSSQPVDLADVLRQALSETLPQANAKSITIDMDGAHEAWVQGNRDALVLLARNLLDNAIKHTPEGKQIRLRLERGPGKAVFMIDDEGPGIPIAERERVFDRFYRAEGNTQHGSGLGLAIARAIADRHGATITLEEPPSHPGLRARVDFTLAPSA, encoded by the coding sequence ATGAGCATCCGGCTTAGTTATTCACTGAGAGCCCGGCTGCTTTTCTTTCTGTTGGCCGCCATCGCGGTCGGCGCGCTGGTGCAAGGCGCAATTGCCTACCGCAGCACACTCGCGCAAGCCGACGATATTTTTGATTCGCTGTTGCAACGCACTGCCCTATCGCTCGGTACGGGCGACGGGCTGCTCAGCACCGGCCCGCGCCATGCCCTGGGGGCAGGTTCGCCGGTCGCAGACGACCTGATCATCCAGATATGGACGCCCGACGGCGTACGCGTTTTCAATTCGCGTTCGCGACGGCCGCTGCCCGATCAGATCGTGCTTGGGTTTTCCGACGTGAAAATGGAAGGCATCACCTATCGCGTCTATTCGCTGGCGACGCCCTTTCAGGTCATCCAGGTCGCGCAAGACATGGACGTGCGTAAGAACATGGCCCGCGCCCTCGCCCTGCGCACCATCGCCCCCATTGCCGCGGCGGCGCCGCTGCTCATGCTGATCATCTGGTGCGTGGTCAGCTGGTCATTGCGGCCCGTCAAACGCGCGCGCGCCCAGGTGGCTGCGCGCCAACCCGAAGATCTTTCCCCCGTCAATGTGCAAGGCCTGCCCGACGAGATCCGCCCGCTGATCCAGGAGCTGAACCTGCTGCTGGAACGCATGCGCGGCGCATTTGCCCAACAAAAGCAATTCGTAGGCGATGCGGCGCATGAATTGCGGTCGCCGCTAGCCGCGCTGAGGCTGCAATTGCAGGCTTTGCAACGTGCAGGCGACGCTGATACCCGCCTGGTGGCCGAGCAGCGCCTCGCCGCCGGCATTGATCGCGCCACGCGCCTGGTTGAGCAACTCTTGTCCATGGCCCGCTACGAGGGCACGACAGAGCAAACCTCGTCGCAGCCCGTGGACCTGGCCGACGTCTTGAGGCAGGCACTTTCCGAGACGTTGCCGCAAGCCAATGCCAAGTCGATCACGATTGACATGGACGGCGCGCACGAAGCCTGGGTGCAGGGAAACCGCGACGCGCTCGTGCTGCTGGCCCGCAATCTGCTGGATAACGCCATCAAGCACACGCCAGAAGGCAAACAGATTCGTCTGCGTCTGGAGCGGGGACCAGGCAAGGCGGTGTTCATGATCGACGACGAGGGGCCAGGTATCCCGATCGCTGAACGCGAGCGCGTGTTCGACCGCTTTTACCGCGCCGAAGGCAACACCCAGCACGGCAGCGGACTGGGGCTGGCGATTGCCCGAGCCATCGCGGACCGGCATGGCGCGACGATCACGCTGGAAGAGCCGCCCAGCCACCCAGGACTGCGCGCCCGGGTGGACTTCACCTTGGCACCATCCGCTTAA
- a CDS encoding DegQ family serine endoprotease, producing MKTSQLKPSRLMLALLAAGAIGGAGASAMMGGVSVAANAPTAATAPQAISTASPPNFVQITRDFGPAVVNISVSGTRKVSADDGDPFAQFFGQIPGSRGRAPAREVPMRGEGSGFIVSNDGIILTNAHVVQDAKEVTVKMTDRREYKAKVLGADPQTDVAVLKIDAKNLPVVKVGDVNQLQVGEWVLAIGSPYGLENTATAGIVSAKGRSLPDDTSVPFIQTDVAVNPGNSGGPLFNDRGEVVGINSQIYSRTGGFQGLSFSIPIDVAYKIKDQILEHGKVQHARLGVTVQEVNQDLANSFKLDSPSGALVSSIEKGSAAEKAGLQPGDVVRQINGKTIVSSGDLASMITLASPGEKIKLDVWRAGAPKELVATLGGVPKDKSQASADDQDVQRGQLGLALRPLSPQEQQASGTEGLLIERSAGPAAKAGIEPGDVLLSLNGVPVHNVGQVKEALSKAGKTVALLVQRGEDKIFVPVQIG from the coding sequence ATGAAGACCTCGCAACTCAAACCCTCGCGCCTGATGCTGGCGCTGCTGGCCGCTGGCGCCATTGGCGGCGCTGGCGCCTCCGCCATGATGGGCGGCGTGTCGGTGGCGGCCAACGCCCCGACCGCTGCCACCGCCCCCCAGGCGATCAGCACGGCAAGCCCCCCGAATTTTGTGCAGATCACGCGCGACTTCGGACCGGCTGTCGTCAACATCAGCGTCAGCGGCACCCGCAAGGTGTCGGCCGATGACGGCGATCCTTTCGCCCAATTCTTCGGGCAGATCCCGGGCTCCCGTGGCCGTGCGCCTGCGCGAGAAGTTCCAATGCGCGGCGAAGGCTCTGGCTTTATCGTCAGCAATGACGGCATCATCCTGACCAATGCCCACGTTGTGCAAGACGCCAAGGAAGTCACCGTCAAGATGACTGACCGCCGCGAATACAAAGCCAAGGTGCTGGGCGCTGACCCGCAGACTGACGTGGCTGTGCTCAAGATTGACGCCAAGAACCTGCCGGTGGTGAAGGTAGGGGACGTCAACCAGCTGCAAGTGGGTGAATGGGTACTGGCCATTGGCTCGCCCTACGGCCTGGAGAACACGGCGACCGCTGGCATCGTCAGCGCGAAGGGCCGCTCGCTGCCCGACGACACCTCGGTGCCCTTTATCCAGACCGACGTTGCCGTCAACCCTGGTAACTCGGGCGGCCCGCTGTTTAACGATCGCGGTGAAGTCGTGGGCATCAACTCCCAGATCTACAGCCGCACCGGCGGATTCCAGGGCCTGTCGTTCTCGATTCCCATCGACGTGGCCTACAAGATCAAGGACCAGATTCTGGAACACGGCAAGGTGCAGCATGCGCGCCTGGGCGTAACGGTTCAAGAAGTGAATCAGGATCTGGCCAACTCGTTCAAGCTGGATTCGCCGTCGGGCGCCCTGGTGTCGAGTATTGAGAAAGGCAGCGCCGCCGAGAAGGCCGGTTTGCAACCCGGCGACGTGGTCCGTCAGATCAACGGCAAGACGATTGTGTCTTCCGGCGACCTGGCATCGATGATCACGCTGGCCTCGCCCGGCGAGAAGATCAAGCTGGATGTCTGGCGTGCTGGCGCCCCCAAGGAACTGGTTGCCACATTAGGCGGCGTTCCCAAGGACAAGTCGCAAGCGTCGGCGGACGACCAGGACGTGCAACGCGGTCAGTTGGGTCTGGCGCTGCGTCCGCTGAGTCCGCAAGAGCAACAGGCATCGGGCACTGAAGGCCTGCTGATCGAACGCTCCGCGGGTCCGGCCGCCAAGGCAGGCATTGAGCCGGGCGACGTACTGCTGTCCTTGAATGGCGTGCCCGTGCATAACGTCGGGCAGGTCAAGGAAGCACTGTCGAAAGCGGGCAAGACCGTTGCCCTGCTGGTGCAACGGGGCGAAGACAAGATCTTCGTGCCGGTGCAGATCGGCTAA
- the maiA gene encoding maleylacetoacetate isomerase, with protein MQLYSYFRSSAAYRVRIALNLKGLPYEYLPVHLVKDGGQQLSDAYRKVNPTALVPTLIDGDAVIGQSLAIIEYLEETHPETPLLPADAIGRARVRDLALGIACDTHPLNNLRVLKYLKHQLGVDEAAKNAWYQHWVHQGLEALEAQLARSSATGQFCHGDTPTMADLCLVPQVANAQRFECDLSAMPNVVRIDAACRALPAFADAAPGKQPDAE; from the coding sequence ATGCAGTTGTACAGCTACTTCCGCAGTTCGGCCGCGTACCGGGTGCGCATTGCCCTGAATCTGAAGGGCCTGCCGTATGAATATCTGCCTGTGCATCTGGTGAAGGATGGCGGCCAACAGCTGTCGGATGCCTATCGCAAGGTGAATCCGACGGCGCTGGTGCCCACGCTGATCGATGGCGATGCGGTCATTGGCCAGTCATTGGCAATCATCGAATACCTGGAAGAAACGCATCCCGAGACGCCGCTGCTGCCGGCGGATGCGATCGGCCGCGCCCGCGTGCGTGATCTGGCGTTGGGTATTGCTTGCGATACTCATCCGCTGAACAATCTGCGCGTGCTGAAGTATCTGAAGCATCAGTTGGGGGTGGACGAGGCTGCGAAAAACGCCTGGTACCAACATTGGGTGCATCAGGGGCTGGAAGCGCTGGAAGCCCAACTGGCGCGGTCCAGCGCTACCGGGCAATTCTGCCACGGAGATACGCCCACCATGGCTGATCTGTGCCTGGTGCCGCAAGTGGCCAATGCGCAGCGATTTGAGTGCGATCTGTCGGCCATGCCCAATGTGGTGCGCATTGATGCCGCTTGCCGGGCGTTGCCGGCGTTTGCGGACGCCGCGCCGGGCAAGCAGCCCGACGCGGAGTAA